A region of the Columba livia isolate bColLiv1 breed racing homer chromosome 15, bColLiv1.pat.W.v2, whole genome shotgun sequence genome:
GGTGGGGGATGGGGTGAGCACCCCAGGTCACCCCCACACGGCCTCAGCTGGGGGACACCAAGCCCATCTGGCTGCCCGCTCACCCAAAATGCTCTGCAGTGACTtctggctggggctgctggcaaAGCCACTGGAGGGGCCAGTGCTGGCAGAGAGGGAGGTGGTGGCACTGCCTGGCGAGGCCAGTGAGGATGGTGAGGAGTAGCCGCTGCATTCCTATGAGAGAGAGCGGgtgggcagggggtgcaggtgtcccagcccctgcccttccctgcaggATGAAGGCTGTGGGGACCCCCCAACCCCTCGCCAACCGTGGCACAGTCCCTGGCACCCCATGCTCACGCTCTGGTCGGCATCGGTGTCGGCAGGGCCAGTGTcggctgcctgcagctgggTGCAGGTGATGACAGGGGAGGTGaaggtctccatgggtctccgTGCGGGATGCAGGCTCACCCTCCCCACCTGTTGGTGGCCAGAGTGGTGGGCAGGGAGTGGTGGTAGGTCTGGGTGATGCCACTGATGGGGACACCTCCCCGGGTGACACTGACCTGCTGGTTGTCCCCTGCCCACCAGGCCTGGGCGCTGGTGGCCGGCAGCGTCCCAGTGCAGTCGGGGAACAGATCCTCGTGGAAGTCTTGGATGGACTGTGGGAGAGGGGATGAGGTGAGGTGGGTGTCCCCAGAACCCCACAGCTCCTGGCCTGCTGCCAGTTGGCACCGCCTGGCATGGGGCACCCCTGGGCATGCTGCAGatcccctgggcagccctgggcaccccatCCCCTCTGGCCACTGAGCCCCTTCCCCACAAGCTGTGTGCCAAAGCCTGTAGGTGTCAGACAGTGCCCGGTGTTGGGCTCCCTTGCACAGCCCTGAACACAGCCAGCTTCCAAAACAGCACAGAGCTCCCAGCATCACCCCTTTCAGCACCCAGCCCCAGTGCCCATGTTTTATCACCCAGCCTCCAGGTTTAAGCACCCAGTGTGCCAGATCTGATACCCAGGATCCCTTctccagcacccagcacctTGCATACAGCACACAGCTTCCTACATCTAGCACCCAGCATTACCCACTGTCAGCACCCAGATTTCAGCCTCCAGTACTCAGCACCCACCCTCCAGCCTGTACTACCCACCATCAGCACCCAGGTTTCAcctcctctgctgctccccccAGGCTGGAGGCTGGGATCCCCCACACCCAGGTGCCCTTTATCACCCAGTGCTGGTGAGGTGTCACTCTTGCGATGGCACCAGGCACGGGTGACACAGTGCCACTCACAACCCCCCCCTTACCTTGCGTGGCACCACGTAGCTGATGGGGACGAGGGCGGTGTCGGTGAGCTGCAGGACACGGAGCACCTCGCAGGCCATGACGTCCAGGGCCAGGCGTGGCACCGCGCCCAGGCCCCGCGTGCTGCCCTCTGTCCAGCACTGGGTCACTGGGAGACAGGGAGGGTGGCCGTGGGgcaggcagtgcaggcagcgACGAGacccctggggctgccagcagcctggcacGGGATATATCCTGCTTACCCTGAGTGAGTGCTGGCTGCGCATGTGCCACCTCCAAGCAATACAGGAGGTTTTCTCCCTGCGAGAGAGGCAGAAGGGATGGGGCCTGAGTGGGGCAGTGGGGAGCACCCCACTGcatccccctgcaccccattgCACCTCGCTACATCCCTCTGCACCCTTCTGCACCTCACTgtaacccctgcaccccaatgcAACTCCCTGCATCCTCCTACACCCacctgcaccctgctgcactcTTCTGCACCCTGCTGCGCTGCACTACCTCCACATGCACCTGACTGCACCCCCCTGCATCCTTCTGTACTCCGCTGTGCCTCGCTGCACCCCACTACACCCTGCTGCTGTGAGACCTCACCTTCTCTGCAAGCACCAGCAGCCCTGTGTCGGCATCGTACAGGGGGATGGCCGCCCTAGGAGGGAAGGAGGGTGCTGAGCCGGGGGCACCCATCGGTGCAGCACCCCCATGGCCTggggccagatcctgcacccaTTGGTGCAGGCACCAAAACCGTTCCCAGGGACGCACAGGGCAGCATCAGGCCCTGCCTGCTGTGGGAGGGCAGCTGTGGTGCGGAGGGGTGCTGGTGCCAGGGGGTCCCCTTGCCAtgctgggctgctcctctgaCTTACAGCTCCCCACAGCATGACCCCCACTGTCCCACCTTAGGGTGACGGGTTTGCAGTAGGACAGCACCAAAAGCACCGccggctgctccagccccagctgcctggTGCCCACTGCAAAGATGTGCCCAGCCATGGGGCacccccctcccagccctgcaccccaaaccctgcacccagtGACAGCACCTGGCCCCATTCAGGGAAGCCGCCAGCACCTGCAGGGAACCCTGGGGTGGCTGGGCCGGCTCAGCAAGTTTGGGGTGGGCGCGTGGCACACCCGGCACGCCGCCTGCCTCATCTGGCACCTGCCGTGCCAGCCAGCCCCGGGAGAGCCCAGTGGCCAGAGCTGTGCTCAATGAAGCGTGTCCCTGCTCCTTGTCATGCACCCTGTCCCAGCCTGCAGCCAGGGAGTGCTCGATGGCCAGAGGGGACTGTGGCTGAGGGTATGCTTGGTGGCTGGTGGGGATGGCAGCCAGGCAGAGCTTGGTGGCTGGAGGAGATAATGACCAGGGGGATGCTTGGTGGCCAGAGGGGACCACAACCAGGGGGATGCTCAGTGGCTGCAGGGGACTGTGGCTGGGGGATGCTCACTGGCTGGAGGGGACCGTGATGACCGAGGAGATGCTCAGTGGCCAGAGGGACTGTGACAGGAACACTCAGTGGAATGACAAGGAGTACAGAGCCACCTCTGTGCCTTCCCTTGgcaggggcagaggagggagcTCTGCAGGCAGAGAACAAAGGCACAATCTATTACTTTTGGGTTGACGTTTCTGTGGCTATGCTGGGGGCAGGGAATTGTGCCATGCTGTGATTTTACACTGCACAGCTTTGAGgaaatacagcaaaacaaaggctGTGCCTTGCCCCTACCCAGCAGGTCCCCACAGTAGGGACACCCTGGTGCTGCCACAGGCTGGCACAAGAGACAGCCGTGGTCAGTACAGCACAGTCCTGCCATGGGACTGTTGGCACGATATAGGCAAAGGCTGGTGGGGTGGCCGTGGCAGGCACCGGGGTCCCCTGGCCAGCTGCGGTCACCATCACCAGCACTGCCACCACCGCTGGGGCCCAGGATTGGGACAAGGGCACCCTGGGTACCTGGTTGTTCAAGCGTGGCCTGTGCTGTCCTTGCAGTTCTGAAGGGGGAGCATTGTTCTGTGGTGCTCGGCACAGCTCTGCCGTCACCGGGGCACGGGGGCGGTCCTGCGAGGGCCACCCACTgccccccctgtcccccagcagatgGTGACAGGATCTATGTGGATGGCAGGGTGTTACCAGGGGTGCCAAGGGTGCCAGGGGCCTAGGGTTGCCGGAGGTGCCAGGAGTCCCGTGGATGCTGGGAGATACCTGTAGCTGCACCTATAGCTTTACCTACCCCTATACATCTGTCTATACATCCCAGGGATGCTGAGATCCCTGGTACCCTGGCCCCAGGGATGTGGGAGGTCCTGAGGGGCCGTGGGGGCCCCCGGAGGGCTCTGAGGGTCCTGGAGCTGACGGAGGTCCCGGGGGTCCCTGTGACTCCTCGGGGTCCGGGGGTGCCCCCGGGGGTCCCGTCCTGTGTCGGGCCCCAGGTGCGCAGTAGGCGGAGCCTTTCGGAGCGGTCGTGCCCCACCCcctcctccctgtcccctgcagccaATGGGAAGGCGGCGGGAGGGCAGGCTCCGCCCCCGCAGTTTTAAAGCCGCCCCCCGCGCGCGGCGCCGCCAGAGAGGGGAGCGCCCGCCCGGCCGCCGGCTGCCGCCATGGAGTGACCGCCCGGCCTGCCACGGTGAGTCCCGCGGCCTCGGGACCAGCTGCCCGGGCCCTCTCCTTGCTGTGGGAGCGGAGACTCGAGGGAGCGGCGCCCCACGGGCGGGAgggggctctgctgggctcAGGGGGGCAGTGGGGCTGAGGGGGCCCGGTCGGCCTCAGCTGGGCCACGGGACACCCAGGGCCGGCTGCCATCCCCGGGTGGAAGGGTGACAGCCAGGGCTcggctgcaggcagggcaccCGGGGCCAGAAACTCGCTCCAGGCCTCGGCTGGGGGTCGGCATGCCCTACTCCTCTCGAGGCCTTGGCTGAGCCGGAGGCACCCGGCCACCTCCCACCTGGGCTGGTGACGAGGCCTCTGCTGGGATGACAAGCACTGCAGTGGGCAGGGACGagggtgcaggcagagccccGGGTCTCCTGTGCCTGTCTTGCcatgggctgtgctgcagcctggcCCAGGGACCTTCGCCTGGCGCTGCTCCCGTCATGAGGAAGGGGAGAGATGTGTCTGGTGCTAATGTGGACCCTGGCTCCCTGCAGCTGTGACTGGGTGGCTGCAACCCACCCTGCCAGCCTAAGGGTTCCAGGACCCACACGGGAGTGGCAAGGTGCTGGGCCTATGTTGTGCTCACCCTGTCTCAGCAGACGTGGCAGCAGGGCTCGCCCTTTGGGGTCAGGCAGaggtgggagctgctggcagTGGTGTTCACCACCACCCTCCTTGGTGGAGGGCTTGCCTGGGGTGGGGTTTGGCTGCCCTGGCCTGGCCTGTGCTCTGGGGCTGGTGTCCCAGGTTGCTGACTggctatggggcagagcaggtCCCCAGGCAGTGCCGGTGAGGGTTTCCCCCTGGCTGGCACACAGGGATGGGTGCCAGCAGGGCCACCAGCCAGCCTGGCTGCCAGCCGGCAGGGATACTGCACCGCCTTTCcttccaccagctccctgcATGCTTCTTGTCACCCGGTGTGTGTTGGAGGGTGCTGGCCCCTGTCACCCTCTCTGGGGAGTGACTTAGGGCCACTATGGCATAACTGTCCTTTGCCATACCTGGCTCCCAGCAACTGTCACAAGAGCTAGCACAGCCAATCAGAGATGCTCAGGTCCAAGACCCCTCTTtcccaaccaaaaaaccccaccagtgTCCACCTCCACACCCATTCCTGCCGACGTGCCCCACACCAGCAGGTCTCATCCTGCTGGGACTGGGGCAGCCGGACTGACCTGACCCAGCCAGGGCCGTGCCACTGCCCacatggtgctgggcagtgcCGGTGTCAAGGATGACACTAATTACTGTTTTTCCCTGCACCACGCCAGGGCTGGGTGGCCTCACAGGGTGGCCCTGACGCAAGCGTTGCCTGCCCGGCTGGCTCTGCCGGCGAGACGCGGCAGGAGGAAACGCTTGGGGACAGCCACAGTCACCCCAGTCACCCCATAGGAATCTGCCCGTGCTGCTGGGGCCACGCGTGGCATCGCCGGCCTCCTCCCAACCTTTGCCGGCGTTCGGGCTCCTCCGGAGGCGGTTTGGCGGCTGGTAAAGTGGCTCTGCTGGTTTTTCTCCTTGCCGGCACCTGAGCCGGCTAGCGCGGCCGGGTCAAAGGGGCAGGAGCGGGATGGAGGGGCCGGCGAGCGTCCCAGGGAATGCAATAACCAGGCCTGCATTCCTCCAGGGCTGCTGCGGAAACTTTAATTAAATAGGGAGGGGAGCCCAGGAGGAGGTGGGAGCTGCGGCGGCGCGGGGTGGGTTGAAGGGGAGGAGGATTAAGGGCTTAATCCTGCATCTCCCCCCAGCTGGGTCTCGGAAGGAGGCATGTGCTGATATGGGCTTGTTTTGAGGGGGTGTAAGAGAGGGGAGCAGTGCCTGTGTCCTGCCTAGTGAAGGCATCATGTCCCTCCCTGCGATGACAGGGACAGAGCCCAGCACCTGGCTTCTTGCAGGGCCTCTGTCCTGCCTGCGCCGGTGCCCGCGGGCCGAGGAGGCAGCCCACCGGCCTGGCCCCCTGCCGGCAACAACGGCGGCTTTGTTTGGTCTCAGGGCCTCGCTTGTCGGTGCGGGAAGGGACATCCTGGCTGTGTCGGGTTCACTGGGGACAACGGCTGTGTCCCCAAGTGGCGGGGAAGGGCAGGGACCCCCAGTGGGGCTCCTCCAGTCCATCCTGCGGAGGTGTCACCCTGTGGTGCAGGGACTGCGTTGGCCTTGTCCTTAAAACACTTAGCGGGTGTGAAGCGAGGTGTCCCCTGCCGAGTCCTTGCCCTGGGCAAGCAGGGGGATGGCCTGGCCCGGGGGGCTGCCAGCAGGGAGGGGGACACGGTGCTCCCACCCCAGTGGGCTGGCAGGGAAAGGCTGAGCTGGGACTGGGGAATCTGAGCCCAGATCCTCCCCACAGCCGGAAAATATGAATAATTCGGCAAATATCTGCGGTGCAGGCGCAGGGGAGCCCagccaaggcagcagcaggccGCTGGCAGGGCGGTCTTAACACCTCCAGCAGAACCAGGGCCCCCTCTCCACCCTTGGGGACCCTCTGGGACATGGGGAGGCTGTTCCCCTGTCCCCGGTTTCAGAGGGGTGAGCACTCCAGTGAGCCTGAGCTTAGTTAACCCCTTGCTGCCTTGAAATAGCATCACGGCAGGGAGGCAGTGTGCGGGCGGGATGCTGGCGTGTGCCGGCGGAGCGGGGTGATGCTGGAGGTGTGTGGGTGGAGCAGCTGTGCCAGCCTGCCCGGCACTCGTGGTGAGGCGGGGATGCGCGGCCGTGGCCGGGCCGGCCGAACCTGCCCAGAGCGGGGAGCCTGGCAGGCGGGGAGGAAATGCCAGCGTAATTAAAGGGACGAGAGAGAGAGACTCGGAGTCAGCAGCTGGTTGCAGCATGGGACACGTCAGCGAAACCCGAGCCTGGCATTGCAAAACCAGCCTTGGCCTCGCCAGCATCCCACAGGCCTGGCCATTCTCTGGCGCTGCCCACCCGGGCGGCCTGGCATGGTGGTGTCACCACAGCCATGCCCCACACCCTGTGACCAGGGCTTTGCCTGCCGGCCAGCACCTTTGGGCTGCTGGAGCCACCTCAACGGCTGGCATGACAGTGAGGGGCACCGAGTCTAGCCCTAGCCCCCTTAGCCCCAAAAGCACTTCACAAGTGCTCCATGATGGCTTCTTGGCTCTGCTTGGTACTTGTGCCAAGCACCGATGGCTTTGCCATGATGTGAGGGTGCAGTGGGACCTGGCAGCAGCATCAGCAAgggggctgggggctgagcCAGCGGGGGGACTCAGTGACGGTGACCCCCTGGACGTGGCACAGCTCCTCCCTGGCGTCAGGGGGCTGACGGCACGGGTCACGGCGGGGCAGGGCTGCTCCGGCCAAGTGACTCAGGCGGCTGCGGTGACCCTGCCCAGAGGCGCAGGCACGCCCGGCCCGTGGGTGCACCCCACCCTGGGGAGGGCCCACCCGGGAAAGAGCTCAGGACAGAGCTGGTGGCCACGTTAACCTCATCCAGCTGTGGGTGAGTGCCGGTGCCTTTGCGGCATGGAGGGCTCCGCTGACCGGGGACGTAGCGTGGGTCCAGTCCCTCCCACAGCCACCGGCGCAGGATGTCATGTCCCTGCACCAGACAGGGCCCCCCATAGCAGACGGGCGGCCAGGGCAGCCGGCACGTGCTGCTGCACAACCCGGCAGCCCCCTGCACAGTGGGGGCCCCATGCGAGCCCCAGCTGGGGGTTGCCTGGAGCTTTGAAGAACTctgagaagaggaggaggtggtgatggctgggaatggggaaggggctggtggggcagggTGCTGGTTGCACCCTCACATCCAGCAGCCTGTTGGGGTTCACCTCTCTCTGCAGGAGTCCTCAGGTCCCCAGGCCAGGCCCAGATCCCGCTGCCACCTCCCTCATCTGTGCTAATTATTAATGTCATTAAAAGGGCTGAAAGATGGGGTTGAAAGAGGAGCCAGCCACCTCCAAAGCAAGGATATCAGCTGGGCACCTGTGGGCACTGGGACAGGGGTGGTTGCAGCCTCACTCACCCCAAGAGCATCCTCCCCTCCATCCCAGTCCAGGGTGCTGTGCTGGGCCTCTGGAGTGCCGTCAGGACAGGGAACAGCAAGGTGACCTGCAGACCCCCTGGGACAGGAGCTAGCCTGGGGGCGGCTACGAGCCCCAGGACTGCGGGAATGCAGCCAGCTCTAAAGGGCACAGGAAGGACCCGTGGGGCGATGGAGCACCCGGCTCCTTCGGCCCCACAACCTGTGCCCCAGCCACCCTGGGTGCCCCTATCTCTGAGGGGGATTGCTACCACCAGCAATGTGGGCAGGAGCAGAACCCTGGGTGCAGTTGCTGTCATGGCAGCACAAGCGAAGGGTTAAGTAGTGCTCAGTGTGCTGGGAGGGGCAGCTGGGCTCCCACCCCTCTACTGGTTTCCAGAGCCCCCATGTTTGATTTGCACTCTGGGGTTCCAAGGAGAGGGGAGCATGGAGCTGGGTGGGCAGCCCACATGCTGCGTTGCTCTCAgcagctctgtcccaggccacagcagcacagaggaggcAGGAGTGCGGTGGGGACGTCCCTGCTGCCTCCGCTGTCCCCTTGGGGCCGGAGGGTCCCAGTCAGGGTATGGGGAGATGGTTCTCACACCCCCACAGCGGcgcaggagcagctgggggcgCTGAGGCAGCCCTGGCCTTGCCAGCCCAGGGCCACCCCGGCAGGGCCTGGCTCCTAACCCTTGGCTGCGTTTCTCTCTCCCGCAGAGCTGACACCATGAACCAGCTGATCCTTTGCACGCTGCTGCTCTTGGCCCCCGGGGAGCTGGCTGGGGCATGTCCCACAGGCTGCCAGTGCCAAGACCCCAAAACCATCCTATGCGCAGCCAGACGGGGTCACACGGTGCCCCAGGGGCTGCCCCCCAACACCCTCTCCCTCTATGTCTTTGAGAACGGCATCACAACGCTCAGCGAGGACAGCTTCGCAGGCCTGCCTGCCCTCCAGCTCCTGGACCTctcacaaaacaaaatcactaGCATCCAGAAAAACatcttccagcccctgacagaGCTGGTCAACTTGGACCTGTCCTCCAACCAGCTACAGGAGATCACCAACGAGACCTTCCATGGGCTGCGGCTGCTGGAGAGGCTCTACCTGCAGAGGAACAGGATCCAGCACATCCACGCCGCTGCCTTTGACACACTGGAGAACCTGCTGGAGCTGAAGCTGCAGAACAACCAGCTCTGGACTGTGCCCCCCCTCGACCTGCCcaacctcctgctgctggacaTCAGCTGGAACAAGATCCCCACCATTGCACCGGGGGCCTTCCATGCCGTCAACATCGAGTCCCTGAAGATTGCGGGGCTGGGCCTGACCAACTTAAACGAGGAGCTCTTCCAGGCCCAGAACAACCTCCACGAGCTGGATGTCTCCGACAACCTGCTGGAGCGTGTTCCAGCAGTGCTGCGGCGCCTGGGGAGCCTCACCAAGCTCAACCTGGCTGGCAACGCCCGCATCTCCCAGCTGCCAGCAGAGGACTTCCACAACCTTCACAACCTCCAGGAGCTGGACATCAGCAACCTTAACATCAACACCATCCCTCGGGATTTCTCCAGCTTCTTCCCCAGGCTGCGAGCCGTAACGGCAGCTGGCAACCCCTTCAACTGCATCTGCCCGATGAGCTGGCTGGTGCAGTGGGTGAATGCGAGTGGTGTCGTCCTGCGGCGGCCCGAGGAGACGCGCTGCcacttccccccaaaaaactcTGGCaagctcctccaccacctgcagtATGCCGACTTTGGCtgccccaccaccaccaccaccacacccGCTACCACCCTGCGCCCCACCACCctgccgccgcccccgccgctccccACCAGCAGCCACCCGGCGCCGcagcccagcactgctgctcccACCCTGGGGGCCGGGGCCCCCCAGGGCAGCTCCACGCTGGTGCCCTTCAGTGGTCCTCTGATTCCCAGCAGCCCCCCGCCACCCATCTGTCCCCCTCGCACGTGTCTGAACGGTGGCACCTGCCACCTGGGTGCCCAAAACTACCTAGAGTGCCTTTGCCCGGAGGGTTTTGCTGGGGCATACTGCCAGGTGGAGGTGAGGGGAATGACGCCGTCCCCAGCCACACCATCCCCACCACTCGGACGGCAGATCAGCATCACGCAGGTCAGCAGCACCTCCCTTAAAGTGGACTTGCAGAACTACATCCAGTCCAAAGCGCAGCTGAAGGGCATTCGCTTGAGCTACCGAAACCTTTCTGGGCCGGACAAGCGGCCAGTGATGCTGCGTTTGCCAGCGTCGCTCTCAGAGTACACGGTGCGGGCGCTGAAGCCCAACTGCACCTACCGCGTCTGCATCGGGCCCCTGGGCGAGAAGGTCTCCAAGGAGGAGCACTGCGCCGAGGCGCAGACCTTGCCAGTGAGCCACCAGAAGCACTCCCCGGTCACCCAGAGCAAGGACAGCAACCTGGCCCTGATGATCGTCCCGGCGCTGGCTGCCgcgctgctgctggtggtggtggtgacagCTGGCGCGTACTACTGCCGGCAGCG
Encoded here:
- the VASN gene encoding vasorin; this translates as MNQLILCTLLLLAPGELAGACPTGCQCQDPKTILCAARRGHTVPQGLPPNTLSLYVFENGITTLSEDSFAGLPALQLLDLSQNKITSIQKNIFQPLTELVNLDLSSNQLQEITNETFHGLRLLERLYLQRNRIQHIHAAAFDTLENLLELKLQNNQLWTVPPLDLPNLLLLDISWNKIPTIAPGAFHAVNIESLKIAGLGLTNLNEELFQAQNNLHELDVSDNLLERVPAVLRRLGSLTKLNLAGNARISQLPAEDFHNLHNLQELDISNLNINTIPRDFSSFFPRLRAVTAAGNPFNCICPMSWLVQWVNASGVVLRRPEETRCHFPPKNSGKLLHHLQYADFGCPTTTTTTPATTLRPTTLPPPPPLPTSSHPAPQPSTAAPTLGAGAPQGSSTLVPFSGPLIPSSPPPPICPPRTCLNGGTCHLGAQNYLECLCPEGFAGAYCQVEVRGMTPSPATPSPPLGRQISITQVSSTSLKVDLQNYIQSKAQLKGIRLSYRNLSGPDKRPVMLRLPASLSEYTVRALKPNCTYRVCIGPLGEKVSKEEHCAEAQTLPVSHQKHSPVTQSKDSNLALMIVPALAAALLLVVVVTAGAYYCRQRRAKAHAGAGVDASPLELEGVKACLENGDLSSHGHKVPEAAMLSGGSECEVPLMQSHYPSNNNTPGHKPSYF